In Deltaproteobacteria bacterium, the DNA window TGTGACTATTGATCCATGCACTGCCCCCCGGTGGCAACAGCTCGTTGAGCGCCAGCAGAGCAGCGTGTTTCACGCACCAGCGTGGCTGCACGTGCTCGCCGATACCTATGGTTGGGACATCGGTGCTCATGTCGTACTTGATAGCCGTGAGCAGGCGATTGCAGGGATTCCTTTTGTTGGCATTACCGACATGACTGGGAAACGCATTGTGACTCTCCCCTTTTCCGATTTATGTGATCCCATCACTCCCGACAGTGAAACCTGGCATAGTTTGAGTACCCACTTACTTCGTGAGCAATGCCCAGTGCTGGTCCGTTGCTTACACAATATGGTGCCGCTGACGGATACGCGGTTTACCGTGGCCAAACAGGCACGCTGGCATGGATTGGATCTCCGCCCTGATAGCGAAGCGCAATTGCGGCGACTGCCGAACTCCTGCCGATGGCGAATTCGCCGGGCACAGCGTGAAGGGGTTACCATTCGTCGGGCAGAGCGAGAAGAAGAGATGCGGGAATTCTTCACCTTGCATCGAGGTATCCGCAAGCAGAAATATCGCCTCCTGGCACAGCCATACGGGTTTTTCGCCAACATTTGGCGCCACTTTCTCGCGTTGTCACAGGGAGTGTTATTTCTCGCCTACTACCAAGAGAAGATCATTGGCAGCGTGGTATTCCTGGTGTGGAAAGATACGCTCTACTACAAGTTCAGCGCCACGGATCCGGCCTATCTCCACCTTGGCATGAGCGAACTCCTGATTTGGGAAGGCATACAATACGGGAAAGCCGCGGGATTGACGGCTCTCGATTTCGGCCTCAGCGATTGGGATCAGGAAGGGTTGATCAGCTTCAAACGAAAATTCGCTACCGAAGAGAAAACCATCTCCTTTCTTCGCCATGTCCCCGAACACCTACCGTTGCCGTATGAACAACAGGCGCGCAGCCTGCTCCCGCAACTGACCGAACTTTTTACCGACACGACAGTTCCGGATCATATCACCGACCGTGCGGGAGAGGTTCTCTATCGGTTCTTTGCATAGGATCATGGGAACAACGATGAGGATCGCCATGCTGCAACAGAGGCTCAGCCTTCAACTCCGCTGGGAATCGCTCTCGTCGTTGCTGGTTGTGGGCGGGCTCGGCGTCGCTCTCGGATACTGCACGGTTGCAGCCCTGTCCTTACCACGGGCTTGGACTCCGCTCGTCATCGCAGCAATGCTCGCTCCATTTATCGCCATGATCGCTGGGACCGTGCGGAAACTGTTGCTCATTGTCATCATGCTGGACTTGCCGCTGCGCTTAGATATCGAGCTTGGTCACCAGCCAGAATTCGGAGCGATGGGAATTCTCACTGGCTGGTCAGTGTCCGCCACCACCCTCGCCCTTATCGGTTTGTACAGCCTGTGGCTCACTGAGGCGGTTACGCGCCAACGCTACGCGTCGCAGGTACACGATCATGTCAGTCGCCCGGCGCTCGCCTATCTCATGTGCATAGGACTCTCAGTGATAGGCGCGTCTCGCCCCATATTCACCGCCTATGAGTTGTTCCTCCTCCTCCAGATGTTTTTCTTGTTCCGCTATCTAGTCGGGACGGTGCACACCCGCCAGGAGGTTTTCTTTATCGTGACGGCACTGCTGGTCGGGTTGACCTGCGAGAGCGTGATCATGATCGTAACCAAGATCGTAGGGCACGGGTTCTCATTTGCTGGCATTAGCTCGAACTATCCAGATTTAGAAGCAGGCCAACGGACTGGTGGAACGCTTGGACATCCCAACATTGCGGCAACCTATATGGTGTTGATCATCCCAGCCGCCCTGAGTACCCTGTGGACACGGGCGGGCGTCGCGGTCAAAGGCTTAGCTTTCCTTGGCGCCGGGCTAGGGACGGTGGCGCTCCTGTTCACATTATCGCGCGGAGGTTGGCTCGCTCTCCTCATCGCCACCTTTCTTTTGCTTCGGGCGCTCTGGCAGCGTGGATGGCTGCCCCCACCACTCCTTATCATTCTTACGGGGGTAGCACTTGTTGTTATCGCAGCCTCGTCTAGCGTTATTCTCGCCCGCTTCACCGCAGACGATCATGGTTCCTCCTATTCACGTATCCCACTCATTCAGGTGGCCTTACGCATCATCCTGGAGCATCCTGTCTTTGGCGTTGGCGCTAACAACTCCCCGCTTCTGATGTCGCAGTATATCCCTTGGTATCTTACCGATATGTGGGTGGCCAGAATTCACAATAAGTATCTGCTAGTTGGAGCTGAGACTGGACTCCTCGGCTTGGGAACGTTTCTCTGGTTCCTGCTCGCCACCATCCGCCGCGGCTGGCATACGTGGAAGCGCAATGAGGATCGTTTTCTGGCGCTTACTGCCCTTGGGCTTTCGACCGCCTTAATTGGGGTTATGTTCCAGATGCTTGTCGAGCCGTTCTCCAGCAATACCCGTCCTTCTATACAGATGGTGTGGTTGATTGCTGGGTTGCTCACCGCGGTCAGTCGCATACAGGACTCACACGTAGCGAGAAAGAGACACGTTCCCACAATGCCGGGCAAAGCAACTCCACCGCACGTTTCCGTATGGAGTAGTCCAGGCCCACGAACAATACCTGCGTACTGAGAGGGATGACATATAGGCAGCCATTGCAAATGTAGATGAACGAACTGTACCCCTGTGGCGGAAAGACGCCCGGCGGGGCGTCTTTACCGAGCCATTGTCGATGTGCGGAATAATTCATTGAGGAAACGTATATATGCGGTGCAGCTTTTCTTTTTTCCTTCGTTCACGTGCGGTTGTCCTGCTCCTGCTCTGTGGTCTGTGCGGCCTGCTCGTTCCTGCCTGTGGTGACGCCGCCGACTCTGCTCATACTCCTCGCGTCCTGTGGCGAGCTGACCACGAAAAAGGAGATTTATCGCAGTGGGAAAGCGGGGGACACAACGGCATCTGGATTAGCTCGACTGCCCACGCTCGCATCACCAACAGCCTCAGTCATTCGGGCCGTTACAGCGTAGCACTCTCGATTACCAATGCGGACGGCACCAAGAACCCGGAACCAGGAGTGAGAATGGCAAGAGTAAGCACTGCTACCACTCCGACAACGCTTCCTGATGCTGCGTATTACAGTGTGTGGTTTTACTTTCCTCAGGTCGTGCGCCCAGTCATCTACTGGAACCTTTTTCAATGGAAACGAGCCTTTATTCGCCAAGATGGTGTTCCCTGGAGCGACCCGCTCTACTCTGTCAACGTCGGTAACCGTGCAGACGGAACCATGTATTTCTACTTGTATAGTTACGTTGGCAGTGACGGAGGATACATGACGAAGGGCAATGGTGTCGCCGCTCAAGCCTTGACCAACATCCCGCTCAAGCGATGGATTCACTTAGAGTGCTATTACGGCTGGTCCCGGCAAAAGACCGGACGCGTCGCGTGTTGGCAAGACGGTCACCGGATCTTGAATGTGGCTGACGTCGTGACCGAATACGGCTACCCAAATGTTGAATACCCCAGACAATGGACGGTCAACAACTACTCAGGCCACACCGATCCGCCGACACATACGATCTACATCGATGATGCAATCGTGAGTGACTCACGTATCGGTATCGACTGAAGAGAGGGACTATGATCAGCGTTACCACTATCGGCAATGCCACCATGGTCGTACGAGACAACAGCGTTGTTCTCGTCACTGACCCGTGGATGGGAGAAGAGGATCACGCTTACTTCGGCAGTTGGAATCTCTCTCACGTCATCCCCGCTGACATCAAACACGACATTTTTTCTACCAAATACGTCTGGTTTTCACATGGCCACCCGGACCATCTGAATGCCTACAGTCTTCCTCGCTTCAAGGGAAAGACCATCCTTTTGCCTGATCATGTGGGCAGCCGGATGCAGCAGGATTTGACGACTATGGGGTATGACGTGTTCGTGCTCCCAGATCGCCAATGGATCACCCTCTCTGACCACGTGCGCGTGTTCTGCATCACCACGATCATCCAGGATGCGGTTTTGTTGGTTGAGGCGTACGGACGCCTGTTCGTCAATTGCAACGATGCGGGGAGTCGTGGGTGTACCCGTCTCATCCGTCGGATCGCTGCGCAATATCCGCACTCGTATCTTTTGAGCATCATGGGCTACGGCGATGCCGACATGATTAATTTCTATGGTGAAGATGGCAAGTTTGTACCGACGTTGTCAGCCGATGAGTTTCTCCTCGGTGATCAGTTATCGTTGATGGCCAAGTCGCTCCGCATCAATCACGTCATTCCTTTTAGCTCATTCCATCAATATCAACGTGAGGATTCGTTGTGGGCAAGCCAATATGTGACGCCCTTGTCTGCATATCGCGAAGGATTCCATCCTGATCTCGCATTCATTCCACCCTTTGTCACGATTGATTGTCGCAGCGGGGAAGTCACGGAGGTGAATCCGGCTCTCAACGTTGTCGACGTGCACCCGCCTGAATTTTACGGTGATAGTTGGAGTGAAGAACTGAGTACAGAAGATACCACGAAACTCGATACCTACTTCACGCGTAAGGATGGCATTCGTCACTTCCTCTCATTCCTCAATTTCCATGTCGGAGGCAAAGATCACTACATTCCACTCGGCGGCACGCAGCACAAAGGGATCACCTTCGCGGTCCCGCGCCAGAGCTTGATGACAGCGATCGAATATGAAGCGTTTGACGACTTGCTCATCGGCAATTTTATGAAGACCACACTGCACAATATGGACTCGTTGTACGAAGGAGAGTTCAACTTCTATGTCACCAAGTACGGCGATAACGGCAGGGCCCAGTCAGCCGTAGAACTCGACCACTATTTTCAAGCGTATCGTCACCGCATCGGGCGAGAGTACATGTACGAGGCTGCCACCAACACCCTCATGCAATTCGCCAAACGCTGCTTCGCACGGACACGTGGGTCAACGTTCTACACCACTGCCAAGCGCGCCTATTACACAATTGTCAAGTAAACCATCACCAACACCTGTAAGGAGATATTGAACGTGACCTTTCCGCAAGACACTGGCGTCGAACCGGGAGCCCTCCCAGCCCCTTCCGTGTTTTTCTGGGACCAATTTCGTGACACCAGCATGGGGCGCTATCACTTTCAGCACGAGTATGCCTTCATCTCCGATTTTCTCGCGACCCCCACTTCCCCACGCCGTATTCTTGACGTTGGCTGTGGGAGTGGACGCATGACGTTGCCGTTGTCGCGCCTGGGCTTCCGTATGATGGGACTCGATATCGAGCCAGTCGCGGTCACAGCCTTCCAACAACAACTGCCGGGAACACCACTCGTCCGTGGCGATGTCGCCGACCTCCCCTTCGCGGCTGATAGCTTCGATTGTGTCGTAGCGTTACAAGCTGCGGAATACGTCGACCATAAAAGACTCCTGACGGAATGCTATCGCGTGTTGCGTCCAGGGGGCGCAGTGATTTTCGACGCGCAAAACCTGCACAGCTACAAATGGGGACTTAAGCGGGTATGGGACCCAAATAGTTCCCTGGTCTCGACCATTGTCAGTTGTCGAAAGCTCCTACAATCGCTTCCTGAACATAGATTCACCATCCACGCGATACGGAGATACAATTGGATTCCGTTTTCACGCAAAAGCAACAGTCCCCTCATCCGCATCGCGGCCTCACTCGAACAGATGTTACACCTCGATCGCTTCCACTCTATCAGTCCGAAAGTTCTCTTGGCGGCGCGAAAGGACATCGCCCAGCTCACCTTGACTCTGTGCTCAGCCCTCAATTTCCTCGGTCTCTAACCGGTACAGCTATGAACGAGTCACAAAAAGTTGCTAGGAATACGGCGGTCCTCGCGGTAGCGACGTTGGTGGAGCGAGCAGGGGCAATCGTGTTGGTCTTTGTGCTTTCACGCACCGTGCATGCACACGGGCTCGGTATCCATGCAGCCGTTCTCGCACTGTACGGGTTGTTGGCGTTGCTTGCGGAAGTCGGTGTGTCAAGCTTTATCGTTCGTGAGGTCGCCAAAGACCGCAGCAAGACGCAACAATATGTCCTGCACTTGAGTGCGGTCGCGATCGTTGCTGGCCTTGTTGTCATGAGTGCGGCAGCGCTGATCTTGCCGTATCTCGGCTACTCGCCGGAACTGCGCGCCGGTTCGTATCTTGTGCTGCTCGCGGTGATTCCCGGCACGTTGAATGTCATTCACGAAGCCGTCTACGTGGCCCATCAACGGGTCGCATTTCAGACGTATACGACGCTTATCGTCACGGTGGGGAGTCTCACGGCAAGCATTGTGCTCCTCTTGCTAGGATACGGTGTCGTGAGCGTCATTGCCGCGTTTGTCGCGAGCAGGTACGTGATGATGTTTTGTTACCTCCTACTCACGTCTTGTTACATTGCACCGCTGCGCGGTTCGTTTCAGCTCTCCTTCGGCGTGGCATTGCTTCGCGAGATTCGTTTGTTCGCTGCATCCTCGTTTCTGGCCGGGTTCTTTTCCCGTCCGGAAATTCTTTTACTCTCAGTGTTCAGCAATGAAACGCACATTGGCTTCTATAGCGCGGCGTTGAAGTTGGTTGATCTGTGGCAAGTCATCCCTGAAACGTTTCTGACCAACGTGTTTCCGGTCATGTCTCGTTTCTATCACCAGGCTGATCAGCACGCCCAACTCCTGCAGGAACGGTCAGTGAAATACCTCTTTGCCCTTTCCTTACCCATTGCGGTGGGTTTGACGGTTGCAGCCGAACCGATAATCCGGCTGGTCTTTGGTCAGGAATTTCTTCCTGCTGTACTCGTGCTACAAATTCTCGCCTGGAATCTTCCCGTGTCCTGTTTGAATAGTATGCTGTGGCGGATTCTCGTCGCCCGTGATCAACAAAACCGCAATGTGCAAGTACAGCTGGTGACCGCATGCACGCGCATCGTCAGCGGCTGCCTGGTGATCTTTCTGCTTGGACCCCTTGGTGCGGCGCTTACGACGATTGGCAATCTGTTTCTGCATAACCGCATGTTAGCGTATTTCCTCCAACGTGACGGCATTCGCTTAGACGTGTGGCGTTTGACGTGGCGGTTCGCTGTTGCCGCCGCAGGTATGGGAGTGATCGTGTGGCTCCTGCTGAACTCTCACACCGATTTGTGGATGGTCGTGCCAGTCGCTGCTGGGTGTTACGGTATATGGCTTTTTGTCCTGAGGGCATTTTCCGCTGATGAGATTACTGTGATGTCCTCACTCTTGCCAGCAAGAGTAGGAGGGAAGTGAGAGTTCTCGTGTGTTTCTTTCGAGCGGCGAGCTCAGTCAGTCCACACGACATGAGTACAGCACGGGCAACAAATCCCCTCGCGCTGCGCGCGGCCCCTTTTGCCAAAGGGGGCATTTTTCAGTCCCCCCTTTGCAAAGGGGGGCTAGGGGGTATTTCATCATGCGTGGGAAGTGTACGAATCTTCTGTGGCTCGATTGAGGTCAATAGATAACGCAAAGGCATGACCAACATGTACACGCTAATCAGACACGTTCTCTTTTGTCTCTCACTCACTGTTTTCTCTCTCTCGATCCTCGCGTCGGTATTTTTCTTGAGCAAAGTTCGAGAACACAATTTCTATATTCGCAACCTCATCTACGCTGCAGTGTGGCGAAAGCACCTGACGCAAACAGATGAGATTGCCCTCTCGTTGGACAAGGAGGTGTATAGAAGAACGAATCGGGCCCTCCAGAAACAGGACGTCGATTGGTACGCGCAAGTGGAAAGCTTTTCTTTTTTCAACGTCACCCCCGCCGTGGCACTACGCTATGGAACATATGGATTTCTCGGACAGCACAAAGAGGGGCCGTGTGGCACTATGACCAGGATTGTCCTGAATGCCTTGTGGGAACTCGGTATTCCGGCGCGGAAGTTGCAGCTCGATGGCAAGGTCGCGGAGCAAGAGAGCCTCTCGTGGGTTGAATCTTATCAAGATGCGATTCGGGTGTATCACCGCGCAAAACAGTTTCCTAACGATGGCCACACCATGGTGGAGTTCTATCATGATGGTGCGTGGCGCGTGACTTCTCCTGCCGATCATGCGTTCGCCTGGCATACGGACGAGGGGAAAATAGCGACGGCAGACGATATTCAGAATGACCCAAGAATCTACGCCCAGATTTATCAGCTGTGGCCGGATTATCCCTATAGCGATTACCCCTATACGTTTGTCGGCCACTCCAACATCAATTGGGAAAAACTTCCTCGTGAGATGAGGGTGGCAATCAAGGCGGTGATGGGAGAGCAATGGTTTGCGGCTGCCCAAACACCGCGGTTATATGATCAGCCACGGACGTTGCTCTTTCTTGTGAGCCTCGGCGCCTCCTCCGTGTCTGGCGTTTTAGCTTACGTATGCTATGCACCTCCGCCTTGAACGCAGGACGAACGGGCCATCGCAAAAACGCCAATAGCTCCGCCATTCACCGTGAGCTGGTCAAATCCTATCCTGCGCGTGTCGAAGGGCGAACACGCTTCTACGCTGCCGTTGCCAGCATCTTGCTATGCACCTGTGCCACCGACATCTTGACCCACTACAGAAGACTAGCTACTACCAGCTCATGAACACACAGTGGCCATTACGCTTCGGCGTTTTCCTCCCACCTATGCATCCCGTAGGGCAGAATCCAACCTTAACCTTGCAACGTGATATCGAATTGATCGAACACCTTGACCGCCTGGGCTTTGATGAAGCCTGGATTGGCGAGCATCACTCGGCTGGTTATGAAACTATCGCCTCGCCGGAAGTGTTTATCGGTGTCGTCTCACAGCGGACACGGCACATTAAGCTTGGGACCGGCGTTATTTCTCTTCCTTATCACCACCCGTTACTTGTGGCTGACAACCTCGTGTTGCTCGACCACTTGACACGTGGGCGGGTGATGTTCGGGGTCGGACCTGGCCAACTGACATCCGACGCCATCATGCTTGGGATCGCACCTGACAACCAACGTCGGATGATGCAGGAAAGCTTTGAAGTGATCATGGCGTTGCTCAACGGCGAGACCGTTACGCGCAAAACCGATTGGTTCACCATCAATGAGGGCGTCTTACAGTTACGTCCGTACTCTTATCCACGCTTCGATATTGCCGTAGCGGCCTCGATCTCCCCTGCCGGAGCGACGCTGGCTGGCCGCTTTGGTGTGGGCCTTCTTTCCCTGGCCGCGACCAACCCGCTGGGCTTTCAAATGCTGCACGATCACTGGCAAGTCGCCGAAGAGCAGGCGGCCAAGAATGGCCAAACAGTCGACCGACGCAACTGGCGTATGGTAGGGCCAATGCATATCGCCGAGACGAAGGAGCAGGCATTAGCAGATTGTCGCTTCGGCTTTCTCAATGTCATGACCTATCTTTCCCATATTCTTCCGATGGGACAGTCGAGTGCCACAACCTACGAAGATATTGTCAAAGAGATGAACGAGACCGGCGCTGGCGTCATCGGCACACCAGACATGGCCATTGCGCAGATCAAGCGCATTCAGAAACAATCTGGAGGATTCGGGTGCTATCTCACCATCGGTGCTGACTTCGCCGACTGGCAAGCGACCCTGCGATCGTATGAACTCATCTCACAGTACGTCATGCCGCATTTCAAAGGGCAAAGCGCACCACCCCAAGCCTCGTACGACCGGATCATCAAAGCTGGAGGCAAATACGTCTCGGCCACCGCTCACGCGATCGAGAAAGCGATCAAAGAGTATGATGCGGGACAGGGGAAAGGGAAGAAGTAGCCACTCGCGACAATCGTTGGGGCGCAGCACACTGCGCCCTCCTTCGCTATCGCACTTCAATCACGTTCGACATGATCTGATCTGGCATGGTGGCAAACTGTTTGTCACAAAACCGCAACTGCAGTTGAATTCGCCCTTCTGGTGGAAGATCATCAGGTACATGCCACACAAAAGCTCGCTCGTTGGCGTCGCGCACCGACACACACGCACCGTTTTTCCCTGCAAAAGCAAATTCACGCGGCGCTCCACCATTGCCATGAACTGAGAATGTCGGCACCACACTCACGGGATAGGCCGTAATGCGCGCCAGCTTCACCTCGACTTTCTCACCTGGCAGGTAAATATCTTGGTCTGTACGGACCATGATGCTCTTGTTGTCTTCGGAGATGTTGGTGCGAACTTTGGAGGTCGCTTGGGTCCAGTAGCGCGCCGGGCCGGTATCGATATGCACCGAGTCCCCACCGTAGAAACCAATACCGCAACATCCCATGTCTTTGACAATGCCCCAGATTTTCGCGGCGAGATTCTTGCGCACCTTTATATCTGCGGCCATCCCTTCGATATGGAGGCTCGCCTTCGCTGCGCCACCGCCTTTCGCACGCAGGTTGTCGTTGTACTCCTGACTGCGATACCCAGAAATCAATACGATCGGCAAATGAAAGCGATCTTCAATAAAATCGAGAGCTGAAATCAATCGTAACGAGATATGATTTTCATCGTCAGCAGTGACACCAAACAAGCGATCAATCTGCTGTCGTGCTTCTGCCGGATACGTTCCGTCTGAGGCACGATAACGCACCTGTGCTGAGCTATTGGTTTTCGCATTGGTCAATGACACCGTACCATCACCGCTAAGGAAATAACGGTCAGTGACATTGCCCGTCTCTGCCGCCAGGACCAGCGCTGGCGTGAGTAATACCATCAGATACCACAGTATTTGCATTGTCTTCTGCTCCTCTTCTTCTCATCCCACATCACAGACAACACCGTGTCACACCTACTTCTTCAATCCCATCGTCTCCAACTTCTCGCGCACCAACGGCACCCGGTCATGCCCCCAAAACATCTCGCCTGCAACAATGAAAAGTGGCACGCCAAATACCTCGTCTTTATCCGCACGTTGCTGTATCGCTGCCAGTTCGCGTGGCCCCTCTTCATCAAGATATCTCAGAAAGCCGTCAGGACTCCCACCGACCTCGCCTAACACCGTCACAATCGCGTGCTGATCTTCAATATCCAGTTCGCGGCGCCAAAAGCACTCGTAGACACGATCATGATAGGCGCGAAATGTTCCTTGTTTCTGGGCGTATAACGCCCCGATCGCCGCAATCGACGAATCGAAAATTTTCTGTGGTCCGCGAATCACCAGTCCCTTCTTGTTCGCCCAGCGACGTACATCCATGTAGGAATAGCGGATCTTCCGCCATTGCTGCTCGGTGCGTGTCTGGAGATCCCCGAGCGCCTCCGGGATATTGAGGATGTAGGGAAGCCAGTCGATCCTTACTCGATACTCATCCTCTAGTTTGTAGGCTTCATCCTTGGCGAGATAGGCAAATGGACTTTTGTAATCAAAGTAGAGTGAGATGACCGCTGGTTCCATCGTAGTCTCCTTGGCGCACGATCATAGGAGCGGTGCCCACAGGGGTCAACGACTGAACGGCGTCAATTCTATTTGGCATCGTCGCTAGCACCCTACTCACGTTAGACTTTTTCCTTTCATAGCAGCCGCAGCTTCACTGTGATGTCAGTTATTCTTATTCCAGTGGCGTTATCGAAAGCATTTTTGATGGTCCATCCGTAGACGTGAACTGAAACCTAAGATCGAGTTGCTCGACAAAGATCAGGAACACCGGTGTTGTCCAGAAGGCCAAAAGTCAGCGTCAGAATAACAACCCCTTTTGTCTACATCAGACCTGAGAACATTCGTACACGTTACACTACAGACTCCAAACCGTGTCATTCTGAGCGGAGCGAAGAATCTCCCAGAGCGACCCTTCGTTGCACTCAGGGTGACAGCACTCGTATACCAATCTTTCA includes these proteins:
- a CDS encoding GNAT family N-acetyltransferase; amino-acid sequence: MKSSVSDDFCFASDNGKTQSVTSNHALHLVTIDPCTAPRWQQLVERQQSSVFHAPAWLHVLADTYGWDIGAHVVLDSREQAIAGIPFVGITDMTGKRIVTLPFSDLCDPITPDSETWHSLSTHLLREQCPVLVRCLHNMVPLTDTRFTVAKQARWHGLDLRPDSEAQLRRLPNSCRWRIRRAQREGVTIRRAEREEEMREFFTLHRGIRKQKYRLLAQPYGFFANIWRHFLALSQGVLFLAYYQEKIIGSVVFLVWKDTLYYKFSATDPAYLHLGMSELLIWEGIQYGKAAGLTALDFGLSDWDQEGLISFKRKFATEEKTISFLRHVPEHLPLPYEQQARSLLPQLTELFTDTTVPDHITDRAGEVLYRFFA
- a CDS encoding MBL fold metallo-hydrolase codes for the protein MISVTTIGNATMVVRDNSVVLVTDPWMGEEDHAYFGSWNLSHVIPADIKHDIFSTKYVWFSHGHPDHLNAYSLPRFKGKTILLPDHVGSRMQQDLTTMGYDVFVLPDRQWITLSDHVRVFCITTIIQDAVLLVEAYGRLFVNCNDAGSRGCTRLIRRIAAQYPHSYLLSIMGYGDADMINFYGEDGKFVPTLSADEFLLGDQLSLMAKSLRINHVIPFSSFHQYQREDSLWASQYVTPLSAYREGFHPDLAFIPPFVTIDCRSGEVTEVNPALNVVDVHPPEFYGDSWSEELSTEDTTKLDTYFTRKDGIRHFLSFLNFHVGGKDHYIPLGGTQHKGITFAVPRQSLMTAIEYEAFDDLLIGNFMKTTLHNMDSLYEGEFNFYVTKYGDNGRAQSAVELDHYFQAYRHRIGREYMYEAATNTLMQFAKRCFARTRGSTFYTTAKRAYYTIVK
- a CDS encoding class I SAM-dependent methyltransferase, translating into MTFPQDTGVEPGALPAPSVFFWDQFRDTSMGRYHFQHEYAFISDFLATPTSPRRILDVGCGSGRMTLPLSRLGFRMMGLDIEPVAVTAFQQQLPGTPLVRGDVADLPFAADSFDCVVALQAAEYVDHKRLLTECYRVLRPGGAVIFDAQNLHSYKWGLKRVWDPNSSLVSTIVSCRKLLQSLPEHRFTIHAIRRYNWIPFSRKSNSPLIRIAASLEQMLHLDRFHSISPKVLLAARKDIAQLTLTLCSALNFLGL
- a CDS encoding flippase — protein: MNESQKVARNTAVLAVATLVERAGAIVLVFVLSRTVHAHGLGIHAAVLALYGLLALLAEVGVSSFIVREVAKDRSKTQQYVLHLSAVAIVAGLVVMSAAALILPYLGYSPELRAGSYLVLLAVIPGTLNVIHEAVYVAHQRVAFQTYTTLIVTVGSLTASIVLLLLGYGVVSVIAAFVASRYVMMFCYLLLTSCYIAPLRGSFQLSFGVALLREIRLFAASSFLAGFFSRPEILLLSVFSNETHIGFYSAALKLVDLWQVIPETFLTNVFPVMSRFYHQADQHAQLLQERSVKYLFALSLPIAVGLTVAAEPIIRLVFGQEFLPAVLVLQILAWNLPVSCLNSMLWRILVARDQQNRNVQVQLVTACTRIVSGCLVIFLLGPLGAALTTIGNLFLHNRMLAYFLQRDGIRLDVWRLTWRFAVAAAGMGVIVWLLLNSHTDLWMVVPVAAGCYGIWLFVLRAFSADEITVMSSLLPARVGGK
- a CDS encoding LLM class flavin-dependent oxidoreductase, whose protein sequence is MNTQWPLRFGVFLPPMHPVGQNPTLTLQRDIELIEHLDRLGFDEAWIGEHHSAGYETIASPEVFIGVVSQRTRHIKLGTGVISLPYHHPLLVADNLVLLDHLTRGRVMFGVGPGQLTSDAIMLGIAPDNQRRMMQESFEVIMALLNGETVTRKTDWFTINEGVLQLRPYSYPRFDIAVAASISPAGATLAGRFGVGLLSLAATNPLGFQMLHDHWQVAEEQAAKNGQTVDRRNWRMVGPMHIAETKEQALADCRFGFLNVMTYLSHILPMGQSSATTYEDIVKEMNETGAGVIGTPDMAIAQIKRIQKQSGGFGCYLTIGADFADWQATLRSYELISQYVMPHFKGQSAPPQASYDRIIKAGGKYVSATAHAIEKAIKEYDAGQGKGKK
- a CDS encoding DUF882 domain-containing protein; its protein translation is MQILWYLMVLLTPALVLAAETGNVTDRYFLSGDGTVSLTNAKTNSSAQVRYRASDGTYPAEARQQIDRLFGVTADDENHISLRLISALDFIEDRFHLPIVLISGYRSQEYNDNLRAKGGGAAKASLHIEGMAADIKVRKNLAAKIWGIVKDMGCCGIGFYGGDSVHIDTGPARYWTQATSKVRTNISEDNKSIMVRTDQDIYLPGEKVEVKLARITAYPVSVVPTFSVHGNGGAPREFAFAGKNGACVSVRDANERAFVWHVPDDLPPEGRIQLQLRFCDKQFATMPDQIMSNVIEVR
- a CDS encoding disulfide bond formation protein DsbA; amino-acid sequence: MEPAVISLYFDYKSPFAYLAKDEAYKLEDEYRVRIDWLPYILNIPEALGDLQTRTEQQWRKIRYSYMDVRRWANKKGLVIRGPQKIFDSSIAAIGALYAQKQGTFRAYHDRVYECFWRRELDIEDQHAIVTVLGEVGGSPDGFLRYLDEEGPRELAAIQQRADKDEVFGVPLFIVAGEMFWGHDRVPLVREKLETMGLKK